TGATGCCTTGCGAGCACTGGACGCCGCGCTCAAAGACTGCGGACAGATGACGCTTCGCATTGTGAACCTGTGGGAAGAGCTGGAGGCTGCATCATGATTTGTCCTTTTTGCGGTGGCAAAAGCCACGTGATGCGCACCCGCCAGCGTCGGGATGGTTCTGTGTTGCGTTTTCGGTGCTGCACGGAGTGTCTGCGGATGTTCCAGAGCGTGGAGCGGGTGGAAACCCGGTCGCTGGAGCAGCCGCTTCGGGAAAGCGTCAAACCCTGAGGAAGACAGATGGCAGACTGGAAAGACATTGGAAAGATTGTCGCAGGAGTGGCCCCGGTTTTGGGTGCCGTGCTTGGCGGGCCTGCTGGAGCCATTGCTTCGGCAGCAGGGAGTCTGGTGGCGTCCTGTGTCGGCTGTGACCCAAGCCCGGAGTCCGTATCTTCGGCTCTCAGGAATCCAGAACTTTTGTTGCAGTTGCGGAGCCTTGAGCAGGAGCAGCAAACGCGGCTTCTGGAGTGGCAGGGCGAGCAGCTTCGTTTGTCTCTGGAGATGGAGCGGGAGCTGAGTCGGCGGCATGAAGCAGACATGCAGAGTGACTCATGGCTCTCAAAAAATGTCCGTCCGCTTTGTGTTCTGCTTTTTACCGTTGCCCTGATTGGGGGTGTGTTCGGGCCGGATATTCCGGCGCAAAAGCTGTCTGTGCTTACCGATCTGGGGTTTGGCGTCTATGGCTACTATTTTTTGGGCCGCTCGGTTTTTGACAAGGGGGCAGTGCGCCTTCGCATGGGGAGGGACCATGCAGGAAACAAGTCAGGCTGAACTCTTGGCTCGGATTGATGAGCGGGTAAGCCGCATCATGCAGGATATTGGGGAGCTTAAAGGAAAACAGCATTGCCGTGAGCATGCTGAAAAACTGAAAAATCTGGAGCGGATTGTGTACGGGGTGCTGGCTGCAACCCTTGGGCTGCTCGTGCGAGCTGTGTACTCGGCGCTGTGCTGAGGGCACAAAAAAAGCCCGGTTCATCGCGGATGCACGGAATACAAGAACGCATTTTTGTTTAATGGGACTTGCGTCCCTGCGTACTCTCCCCGGCAGGCCGAGCCTGCTCGGTGGAAACATCGCGTATTCGTCGTGTTCATTCTCGAGATCAGTTCATCTCGCCAATGTTCCAGGCACCTTTAGAGTTAATCATTTTTGCGCAAAAGGCAAGAGGGGGGAAGCGTGGGAATAGTGTTTTCTGACCGGAGGATTTGGGGATGATTCAGAAGGACGGTTTGCGCATGACGCCACGTCAGGAGCGATTTGCCGCAGAGTATGCGGTGAGTGGTGATGCGGAAGAAGCCGCCCTGCGCGCTGGCTACAGCGAAAAAACAGCAAAACAGACAGGAAAACGGTGGCTTGCGGATGAGCGGATTCAAAAAGCTGTTGCTGCATTTCAGGATGACAGCACAGCCCATGACGCCGTGACCCGCCAGTGGGTGATAGCCCGGCTCAAGGATGTTGCAGAGCGCTGCATGCAGGCCGTGGCTGTCAGCTCTGGCAAAGGGGAAAACGCGGTTACGGAATACCGTTTTGACGCATCCAACGCGAACAGGGCGCTGAGTCTTTTGGGAAAGTATCTCCACATGTTTAACGAGAAGCCCGAGAGTACAGCGGAAACACATGAAGACACACTGGACAGTCTGGAATGAATGAAAGGGAAAAAGCAATACGGCGGCGGCTTATGCAGGACTTTCCGCACTATGCATCCCGCTGTCTGTGGATTCGGACCAAGAGCGAAGGGCTGGCACCGTTTTTACTCAACCGTGCCCAGCGCTATCTGCACAGGCGGCTTGAAGAGCAGCGCAGGCGGACCGGTCAGGTCCGGGCACTGGTGCTCAAGGGGCGGCAGCAAGGCTGTTCTACCTATGTTGGCGGTCGATATTTTTGGAAAGTCACGCACGCCAAGGGCACGCGGGCGCTGATCATGGCGCATGAGATGGAGGCCAGCCGTGGGCTTTTGGAGATGGCTCGGCGTTTTTACGAGCACTGTCCAGAGCCGGTGCGTCCCAAAAGCGGGCATGACAATGCCCGGGAGCTGGAATTCCCTCGGCTGGATTCTGGTTATCGCGTGGCCACTGCTGGCGCGCGAGGAGCGGGGCGATCCCAGACTGTGCAGTATCTGCATGGATCGGAGATCGCGTTCTGGAAAAACGCCGCAGAGCACGCCGCTGGTGTTTTGCAGGCTGTGCCAGATGCCGCAGGAACAGAAGTCGTTCTGGAATCCACGGCAAATGGCATGGGGGATTTTTTCCATCAGGAATGGCAGCGGGCTGAGTCTGGAGAAAGTCCTTTTCAGCCTGTGTTCATTCCATGGTTTTGGCAGCAGGAGTACCGCCGGGACTGCCCGGAAAGCTTTTCGCTCCGTCCGGAAGAGCAGGAATACATGCAGCTCTACGGGCTGGATATGGAGCAGATGGCCTGGCGACGAAACAAGATTGCGGAGCTGCGGGACCCTGTGCTCTTTCGCCGGGAATATCCGGCGACGGCGGCAGAGGCGTTTTCCTTTACTGGAGCTGAGCCGTTCATTGTCCCTGAGGCGGTGATGCTGGCTCGCAAGGCAAACGAACAGGGGACGGGACCGCTGGTGTGTGGCGTGGACCCAGCACGTTTTGGAAATGACGCCACCGGGATCATTTTTCGGCAGGGGCGCAGAGCGTTTGGCATTCGTCGTCTGCGCAAGAAAGACACCATGCAGACCGCTGGTGAGTGTGCGCATATTCTGGAGGCTTCTGAGCCGTATGTGAGCAAACTTTTTGTGGATGCTGGGGGACTTGGTGCTGGTGTTGTGGATCGCCTGCGCGAGATGGGATTTGCTTCGCGGCTTGTGGCGGTGAACTTTGGTTCGGCCGCCTGCCGAAATGAGCGGTACCGGAATCGCCGGGCAGAAATGTGGGCTGGGCTTCGCGACTGGCTTCTGGACCCGGTGCAGGTGGACATCCCAGACCGGGACGAATTGCACGCGGACCTTGTTGCTCCGTCTTATTCGTATGACAGCGCCGGGCGGCTGACCCTGGAATCCAAGGATGAAATGCGTGCGCGTGGGGTACGAAGCCCTGATTTGGCTGATGCTTTGGCCCTGACTTTTGCCATGCCTGTCCGCCGGGCACATGCGCGGCAGCAGTATGCTGGTTGATTGAAGAAAGGAGAGTGCGATGAGTGGAGTTTTGTTTTCATCACCACAGGTGCGGACTGTCTCGGTGCCTGTTCCAATGAGTTCGCAAAAACCGGAACGCACAGCTCAGGCAAAGGTCCCGAAGGAAGATGAGCTGCGAAAACAGGAAGAACAGATGGCTCGCAGGCGGCTTCAGCTTGGGGGCGCAGCTTCCCAGCGGGCGACTCTGGGGGACCCACATCCTGCAAATGTACGGAAAAGGACACTGGGGTAAGCATGCAGAAACAAGAGCAGTCAATGCAGGGAAGTGTTTCACTTCGCAGCCAGGTTCTGCGGCAGTTTGAAGCGCTTCGCACTGCGCGCCAGCCTTTTGAACGTGTCTGGACTGATGTCTCCAGATTTATGGGACCGGGCTATTCAGGCTTTTTGGATCTTGCGCCTCATTCAGAGCGCGAGTCCACAATCGTGGATGCCACGGCTCGCCGGGCTGCGGAGATTTTTTCCGCAGGTCTGCTTTCTGGCGCAAGCTCACCGTCAGAGCGCTGGTTCGTGCTGGGACTGGACGATCAGGAGCTGGCAGATCAGCCGGAGGTCCGGGAGTGGCTCCAGAAAGTCGAAGACCTCTTTTACCGGGTGCTGGCCGAAGGTGGCTTCTATCGCGAACAGGCCCTTGCCTATCATCAGACAGGACTTTTTGGCTGGCAGTGTCTCTACGTTGACGCCACGCCTACTGGAGGCATTCGTTTTCGCGCTTTGCCTTTGAATGAAATCTATATCTCTGAAAATGCGCAGGGAGAAGTGGATACGGTGTTTCGCCGTTTCCAGCTCTCGGCGCGGGATGCTGCGGCCCGCTTTGGGCTTGAGCAGCTTTCCGATGCCGTGCGCCGGGCCTGCGATGATCCTGCGCGGCAGTCAGAACTGTTTGCCTTTGTGCATGCGGTGTTTCCCCGTGGTGAACGGCAGCGTTCCCTGACGGAAAATCACCTGCCCTATGCCTCTGTGTATCTGGACCTCGGAGAAGGCAAGGTCATGTCTGTTGGTGGGTATGAAGAGTTGCCCTATGTGGTGGCCCGTTTTCGCCGCGTGCCTGCCAGCGCGTATTCCACAAGTCCCGGTACAGAGGCCCTTGCTGATGTCAAAATGATTAACGAAATGAAGCGGCTGGTTCTGGAAGCCGGGCAGCTTGCCGTTGCGCCGCCGTACCTTGTCCCTGATGACGGTTTTGTGGGGCGCTTCTCTTTTGAGCCACGGGCCATGAACTATTACCGCCGTGCCGAGGGGAATAGCCTTGCGGATTTTGGACCGCTTTCTGTTGGGAGCAGTCCTGGCTTCACCTGGGAACTGATGGAAAGCACGCGGCAGGACATCAATCAGGCTTTTTTTGTGGACCTGTTTTTGACCATTCGTTCGCGCATCCAGCAGGGGGGAAGCCCCACGGCAATGGAAGTTGCCGAGCTGAGTTCGGAGCGCATGTTTTTGCTGGGTCCACTTTTGGTGAATCAGCAGCAGGAGAATTTTTCGCGGCTCTTTAGCCGACTGCATCGCCTGCTGGAACGACGAGGTGAGCTGCCAGAGGCTCCGGAAATTTTGCAGGGGCAGCTTTTGCGGGCCGAGTACGTCAGTCCGCTCATGCTGGCACAAAAACAGTCCCGGAACAGAGCCATTCTGGAGACCTACAGAGATGCCCAAAGCATGGCTGGGGTGGCGCCTGAGATCTTTGACAACTTTGCTCATGACGAAAACCTGCGGCGACTCATGCAGAGCAGAGGGTTTCCGCAAACAGGAATGCGCTCGGTGGCCGAGGTTGCCGAACTTCGGGAAAAGCGTTCGCAGGCGCAGCTTGAAGCGCAGAAATATGAGCAGGCCAAGTCTTTGGCCCAGCTTGCGAAGCTGGTTCCAGATCTGTCGCATGCCCCGGAAAAGGGCAGCCCTGCGGATCTCTTGCTTGAAGCGTCGCAGGCGCAGGCAAGGAGCGGTGAGGCATGAGCATCTCAGACATGCAGGAGCGCGAACTGGCCCACGCTGTGAGCCATGCTCTGGCAACGCCAGACGGGAAAATTTTGCGGGAGTTCCTGCAAACGCACTGCTTTATGCAGCCGACCCTCTGCCCGGAAACGTGGCAGAGCGCGGAGCAGGTTTCTTTTCGCTATGGACGCATGACCCTGTTTCAGCTGCTGGAGCGTCTGGAACAGATTCATACAGAACAGCACAAACAGCACAAGGAGCAACAGGACCATGACAATGGAAGCCTCGACAGCCCCCGGTAATGGAAACGGCGCAGAGACACCTTCCGGTACACAACACTGGCTGGAAAACGTCATCCCTGAGGATGCGGTGTGGACTCAGGACGGGAAGGATGTGCCCTTGCGGGAGCATCCGGTGCTGCGGGAGTTTCAGTCTCCGGCAGACATGGCCCGTTCTCTGCTCAATGCCCGTTCTTTGGTCGGGCGCAAGACTATTGGCCTGACGCCTCTTCCGGACAATGCAACAGAGGAGCAGAAAAAATCCTTTGAAGCTGAGTTCCGGCGCATTGCAGGTGTCCCTGATTCTCCGGAAAACTATGAAATCACCATGCCCGAGGGCCGGGATGCAGATCCGCATTTTGTGGACTGGTTCAAAAAGGCTGCACATGGGCTGGCTCTTTCGCCGCAGCAGGCACAGGGGCTGGCTCAGGGCTACGAGCAGATGGTTGAGGAGTTTTTGGCGGGTGAGCCTCGGCGACATGCCAGACAGCTTGCTGCAAGTCGGGAAGAACTGCACGGGCTGTGGGGAGAAGAACTGAATGAGCGCTGTGATGCTGCATTTCAGGGACTCGACAGAACGGCTCGTACTGCCGGGCTTGACCCGCGTGAGACCAAGGCTCTGCACGAAAAAATTGCAGAAAGTCCAGAGATGATGCGCCTGTTTTCTGCCGTGGGGCAGACGTTTTCCGAAGACACTCTTGCTGGAGAGCGCGGAAGCTTCCGCCCCGCAGGAGAGTCGATTTCAACCGAACAGTTTTTCGCCGAAAATGTCTTTGGCGGAAAGGGAGCGTAAGGCATGAGCACAACAGGAACTTTGAAAGAACTTTCGGCCGCATTTGCAAAGAAGCAGCCCAAACAGGTGGACTGGCTGACCGAAGAAACTCCGGTTTTGGACGTGATTCCTTTTGAGGAAGCCTCGCACAGCCTGTGGAACGTCTTTGAGGAAGTCTCTGATGTGACTGGTGGTGGTTTTGTGGACATGGATGCACCGCTGGACTCCATTGATGTGGAATCCCGGCTGCGCAAAGTGGACCTCGCGATCATGGGCGCAAAGATGTTTTGCCCGGAGGACAAGGCCAGAGCTTTTGGCGGTCGTGACAGCTATTTTGCCAAAAAAACGCCAAAGGCCCTGCGCAAGCTGGGTGTGGATGCTGAGCGCTCGCTTTTGTATCGCAATTTCCGCAAATACGCGCTGGACAACAGCCGACTTGTGGACGCTGGTGCAGAAGGGGACTGCTGGTCCATTCTGGCGGTTCGCTTTGTGTCTGGCGAGACCACAGGACTCTATAGTCCCGGCGCATTCAAGCAGGGTGGCATTCTGAATGTGAGCGCCATCAATGGCGGTGGTCTCTACGAAAACGAGAATGGCATTCTGGGCTATGGCGTGCGCTACAAGGGCTACTTTGGCATGCAGATCGCCAATCCCAACACGGTTGCCGCACTTGTGAACATCTCGGCCAAGAAAAAGCCCACGGCGCTCATGGTGGACAACCTTCTGGACATGGTGCGGGCACAGAACAACACCTATCTGTTCTGCCACCGCAAGGTGCTGTCTGTGCTGGCAGATATTGGCAAGGGCGCTGCCTTCCAGATGATGCCCGGTGATCGTGGTGTTGATCGCCGCATTGCCGAGTGGAATGGCGTGCCCATTGTGACCAGCTACAACTTTGACGACGCCACCGAAGAGCACGTCGTCGTGAACGCATAAAGGGGGAACTATGTACGGACAGACGCTTCGGGTACACGACGAGTATTTGGCAAAAGACATGGATGTCCCGCGCAACACCGCTGCGGATGGCAATGGCTCTGTGCAGCGCCTTTCTGGAACTCTTGGCTCTGTGGAAATCATCGCGGAGGTCGCTTCTGAACTTGCACTTGCCGAGGGCAAGGAGCTGACGGTGACGATGATGCACAGTGATGGCGATGGCGCGGAATTTATCCCGCTTGGCACGGTGTGTCAGATTCATGGGAATGCCCCGCTGCCTGCTGGGGAAGTGCTTGGCCGCTACGTGCTTCCAACGCACACCAGAAAAGAGGTGAAAGTCCGTGTTGAGTGCACGGATCCTGCCGCAGATGGCAAGCTGTCGGTTTTCCCGCAGTTCCTCGCCCGCTAGCATGAACCTTTTCCCCGGGCCACCGTCGTGGTGGCCCGGCCTACAGAAGCAGGAGAACGCTATGGAATTTGCTCAGTTTGATATGCCCGGAAGCACGACTAAAACCGCGTCTGCATCTCACGGTACGGCGCAGTCTGCCCCTGCCCCAAAGGACAAAAAAGGGACGGGAGCGCGTCAGAAGGCTACAGGGCGGGCAGGGAAAAGCTCTCGCCGTGAGCAGAAAAAGGAAACAGGTTCAGAAGCCTTTCGCTTTTCTGTTCCGCAGGATGTGCTGGCTGACTTTGAGCTTGGAAAAATTGAGGCAGGAAGCCGTTACACCCTGAGTGCTGAGCTGACGGCATACGCGACGGGGACGCATGGTGACGCACAGGACATGCAGCCTTTTTCCATGCGCATCACCGCAATCGAGGCGAGGGACAAGCCGCAGGACGGGCAGGACCGTGACAGTGATGAAGCCTTTTTCCATGCGGTGTTTGAAGGAGGACTTTAGCCGTGTCCATGCAGATCATGTCTGCCGCACTGATGGAGCTTGGCGAAGAAGGCATAGGCTCGCTGAAAGAGGATTCGGAACTGGTTCGCATCATGTCGGTTTTTTATGAAACAGAACGTGATGCCATGCTGGAGGAACATCCGTGGAACTTTGCTCTTCGCCGGGTCGAACTGGCAGAGCAGGTCTCTGGTGCCGCGTTTGGGTACGCACGGGCCTTTCAGCTGCCGTCGGATGCGCTCTGTGTGGTGGATGTGGAGCCTGAGCAGAATTTTGAGCTGGAGGGGCAGAGTCTGCTGACGGATTCACCGTATGTTTTTTTGCGCTACGTGCGTCGCATTCGTCATGCCAAGGCGTTACCGCCGACCTTTCGTTCGGCGCTGGCGGCGCGGCTTGCTGCGCGGGTGGCAAAAAAAATTACCGGGTCTTCGGCAGAAAAGGAACGCATGGAAGTGCTGTATCGCGAGCGTCTGCGGACCGCTAAAAGTCGCGATGCCCAGGGCGGGGGGCGACCTGCCCCGCAACGTCCTCATGCATTCATATCCGCAAGGGAGAGCTAGGGCATGGCCTATTCAAATCCCATTCTCAACGCGTTCTCCGCCGGGGAGCTTTCTCCTCAGATGGAAGGGCGTACAGATCACGAAAAGTATTATTCGGGCTGTCGTCGGCTGGAGAATTTTATTCCCCGGCCTTACGGCAGCGTGTCCCGGCGTCAGGGGACAGAATACATCATGAAGGCACTGAGTCCGTCCGGCCCGGAGCGGCTTTTGAACTTTGATTTTAATGCGACGGAATCACAAAGCTACGTTTTGGAACTTGGCGCAGGCAAGATGCGCTTTTTTACCAGAAACGGGGTTGTGCTTGATTCCAAAAATGAAGTCTATGAGCTGGATATCCCGTGGCGTAGTGAGTTTCTGAAATCCATCCGCACTGCGCAAAACGGAAATGAGCTGTACATGGTGTGCGAGTCCACGCCGCCTTATGTGCTGCGGCGTTTTAGTCACAGTTCGTGGACGCTTGAGCCGCTTTCTCTGGACTGGCCGGGTGCGCACTGGGTGGTCAAAAAACAGGACGACAGCCCTGGGACCGGTCGTGCCGGAGAGTCCTTTGTTTTGCCGGAATATTCAGAATTTCGGGCAAACATGGTGCTCAAGATCATTGGGGGCGGAGGCTATGAGTGCTGGTACATGTATGTTGGAAACAGAACGATTCAGACAGGCATGTATGCACGGGTGATCTCTTTTAAGGATTCACCGGGTGAAGCGAGTACGAACGAGGTGGAAAGCATTCTGAATGCAGATGGCAAGCTGAATGTGAGTGCGTGGACTGTGGGGCCAGAACCAGATGAGGCAAAACCGAGCCAGTGGGGAGCCATGTGCTGGCCAAATTTTGTGGGCTTTTATGAAAACCGGCTGGTGCTCGCCGCGACCTATCGCCAGCCCCAGACGATATGGATGTCTCGAACAGGGGCCTATGGCGATTTTCGGATGAACACAAGCGGCTGGCTGCATGGCTCACAGGGGGTGCCGCTGGATGATGATGCCATTGAGCACACCTTGAGTGGTGCGCGGGTGAATCCCATTTGCTGGATGACAGATCAGGAGCATTTGCTGGTTGGAACCAATGCCTTTGA
Above is a window of Desulfobaculum bizertense DSM 18034 DNA encoding:
- a CDS encoding terminase small subunit; this translates as MIQKDGLRMTPRQERFAAEYAVSGDAEEAALRAGYSEKTAKQTGKRWLADERIQKAVAAFQDDSTAHDAVTRQWVIARLKDVAERCMQAVAVSSGKGENAVTEYRFDASNANRALSLLGKYLHMFNEKPESTAETHEDTLDSLE
- a CDS encoding portal protein, translating into MQKQEQSMQGSVSLRSQVLRQFEALRTARQPFERVWTDVSRFMGPGYSGFLDLAPHSERESTIVDATARRAAEIFSAGLLSGASSPSERWFVLGLDDQELADQPEVREWLQKVEDLFYRVLAEGGFYREQALAYHQTGLFGWQCLYVDATPTGGIRFRALPLNEIYISENAQGEVDTVFRRFQLSARDAAARFGLEQLSDAVRRACDDPARQSELFAFVHAVFPRGERQRSLTENHLPYASVYLDLGEGKVMSVGGYEELPYVVARFRRVPASAYSTSPGTEALADVKMINEMKRLVLEAGQLAVAPPYLVPDDGFVGRFSFEPRAMNYYRRAEGNSLADFGPLSVGSSPGFTWELMESTRQDINQAFFVDLFLTIRSRIQQGGSPTAMEVAELSSERMFLLGPLLVNQQQENFSRLFSRLHRLLERRGELPEAPEILQGQLLRAEYVSPLMLAQKQSRNRAILETYRDAQSMAGVAPEIFDNFAHDENLRRLMQSRGFPQTGMRSVAEVAELREKRSQAQLEAQKYEQAKSLAQLAKLVPDLSHAPEKGSPADLLLEASQAQARSGEA
- a CDS encoding major capsid protein, with product MSTTGTLKELSAAFAKKQPKQVDWLTEETPVLDVIPFEEASHSLWNVFEEVSDVTGGGFVDMDAPLDSIDVESRLRKVDLAIMGAKMFCPEDKARAFGGRDSYFAKKTPKALRKLGVDAERSLLYRNFRKYALDNSRLVDAGAEGDCWSILAVRFVSGETTGLYSPGAFKQGGILNVSAINGGGLYENENGILGYGVRYKGYFGMQIANPNTVAALVNISAKKKPTALMVDNLLDMVRAQNNTYLFCHRKVLSVLADIGKGAAFQMMPGDRGVDRRIAEWNGVPIVTSYNFDDATEEHVVVNA